A window of Lepidochelys kempii isolate rLepKem1 chromosome 1, rLepKem1.hap2, whole genome shotgun sequence contains these coding sequences:
- the LOC140906488 gene encoding heat shock 70 kDa protein 12B-like: protein MASKSLFIVAIDFGTSYSGYCFSLAKHTDQIRQVFWGHEHGLNTVKTPTCILFNEKREFMKFGYDAVMKYHTLPSREAHKWYYFHHFKMKLYNEKITSNMELETDNGEKFPALKVFSESLRYMKDHALNTIREASYQTVYVTEDVTWVITVPAIWDASARQFMRLAAKEAGLISDMFSEKLIIALEPEAASVWCKQLPQEGFVAEGGEV from the exons ATGGCAAGCAAGTCCTTGTTCATTGTTGCCATTGATTTCGGCACATCTTATAGTGGCTACTGCTTTTCTCTTGCGAAACACACGGATCAAATCCGGCAGGTGTTCTGGGGACATGAGCACGGGCTCAACACTGTGAAGACCCCAACGTGCATCCTCTTCAATGAAAAGCGTGAgtttatgaagtttggctatgatGCTGTCATGAAGTACCACACGCTCCCATCCAGAGAAGCTCACAAATGGTACTACTTTCACCACTTCAAGATGAAGCTATACAACGAG AAAATCACTTCTAACATGGAACTGGAAACAGATAATGGAGAGAAGTTTCCAGCCCTAAAAGTATTCTCAGAAAGTCTGCGGTACATGAAGGACCATGCTCTGAACACTATACGGGAGGCCTCATACCAAACTGTCTATGTCACTGAGGATGTCACCTGGGTCATTACTGTTCCAGCCATATGGGATGCTTCTGCCAGGCAGTTCATGCGACTGGCTGCTAAAGAG GCAGGACTCATCAGTGACATGTTTTCTGAGAAGCTCATCATCGCCTTAGAACCAGAGGCTGCCTCAGTCTGGTGCAAGCAGCTCCCACAAGAAGGGTTTGTGGCAGAAGGTGGTGAAGTTTGA
- the LOC140906495 gene encoding cytoglobin-1-like: MAFSEAEVQRARGAWEKMYANAEDNGTTVLVRMFTEHPDTKSYFTHFKGMGTAEEMEQSDQVRSHGKRVLTTINDLVQHLDSTDAFLGIVNPLGKKHAMQLKVDPKNFRIICDIILQLMEEKYGGDCKASFEKVTNEICTRLNNAYKEAGW; the protein is encoded by the exons ATGGCATTTTCTGAAGCAGAAGTGCAGAGGGCTCGTGGGGCCTGGGAGAAGATGTATGCCAatgctgaagacaatgggacaaCTGTGCTGGTCAG AATGTTTACAGAACACCCAGACACCAAGTCCTACTTCACCCACTTTAAAGGGATGGGCACAGCTGAAGAGATGGAACAGTCAGATCAGGTCAGGAGTCATGGCAAGAGGGTCCTCACCACCATCAATGACTTGGTCCAACACCTCGACAGCACTGATGCTTTCCTTGGAATAGTGAACCCATTGGGCAAGAAACATGCCATGCAGCTCAAGGTTGACCCCAAGAACTTTAGG ATAATCTGTGACATTATCTTGCAACTGATGGAGGAGAAATATGGTGGAGACTGCAAGGCTTCCTTTGAGAAGGTGACCAACGAAATCTGCACTCGCCTGAACAATGCCTACAAAGAAGCTGGCTGGTGA